The window TTCTTGGCTTCCATGAATTGATTGCACACACCAACATACAAATATTCTCATTCCACAGTAGACTTTCTGCAGAGAATCAGTATAAACCATATGGATAACTTATATCTTCTTACCAACTGTTGCTGTCTTTTCATTGTGTGACATTTATCCCGGTTGATCAAAATgtgcaaaaataaaaaatttacatcAAAATGTGAAATATGATAAATATTGTATATTTCGTATGTAATTTACTCCTAaattttactaatttttttttggagtaTTTGTGTTTGgaactatttttaatttttcacttcaaaacaaCACAACATGtttatttaagttttttttttttttttaatgaagcaTGATAccgagaaaagaaaagaaaacggtATATCAAACACTTAAATTGTTAACCATGACAGCAAACAGTTTACAATAGCAGTTAagaacaacaataacaacaatcatGTAACAATTTCACCATACAAATACTTAATCAAATGGTTAAGTCAGTTACTTGTATGCAAGTTCCGTTTTATAGTTAGAAATCTACAAAATTCAGCTATTTATGTATTTGGTGGATTcaattcaattatttttttattctctaGCAATCAATCTAAAGAATTTTTTGTTCTTTAATTTGAAGTAAAGTTGAGTTAATAGAGAATTAAAAGTTATGAAATTTATATTCTTGAACCGTAAATTTGATGGGATTTTAACTGTTTAGTCCGAGTTTTAACTTTTTAGATTGTTATTGATTGGTTGGCGTTGTAAAAGTTgtgcaatttttttatttatagagTTTGGAGAATAATTGATGTTGTAACTTTTTATGTGGTGCTCTATTAGCCAACTTCCACTTCTTTCATATTCTCCACTATTTATCCCACTATagctaaaataaataaataaataatataaaaatattaatcaatttcttaaaaaaaactagaaagttataaataatgaaaagaaagaagaaaggaaaaaaagatcaaaaattaaaatatgatgtaAAACATCTTTGATAAAAATTCCTAATTATCATTTTTTGAACTAATTACCATTTTCTTAATTACTTCTCCATGAAAGGGAAACAAGAAGTAAAGAGATTATGCAAAAATAATTGGATAAAAGTTAAAGCTTCATAGTTAATTATTTtgatataaattattattatttttagtatCAAATCAATTCAAAATAATTGGATTTAATAATCCATTTGAtagctttttttattaataattgatagatcattattatttttcttttctttttttttagagaagagGATATgaattcaatagacttgattaATAATAATCAGTTAATCgttaaaattattataataacTCTTACACCGattgttttatttgtttttatatataacaaaaaatttaTTGGTTAAGTGTATTAAAATTGAGCAAAATGTAGAACATGAGAAGCAATAAAATATAGATGAAGAATAAGAAAGTTTATTATATGTTTCGCGCGTATTATATTATTTGTGAGCACCCGacatataataaaattttaattatcgATGTAAATATAGAAATATTTAGTTATGTGCAATAAGAGCCTCTTGTACCTATAACCTAGAAATTGGTATATTACAATCCTTGGCCAAAattgagaagaagaaaaaaagttgGAAGCTTTGCTTTGATAGATTTATACAGATGAACGCCATATCCTTCCTTCCAaagatataataataatagaaacaTCATCATGGTACCGTCGACGTTCTCCTTGGGGGATGTCCAACAATTCATGGAAGTCCATACCTTCACCATTATCAATCACATTTTCTTTAGTAAAACATAATTTTAAGTTTATGACgtgatatataataaaatttctcaaagtATGATACACAAATATATAAAGTTAGGTATTAAATTTCTTCTCACCGGCTCTTTTGGCTGCTCGAAACAAGACTTCCTCGATTAGATGTTGCGCAGGATCACCTTCTGGAAATGCAGCAACGAATGCTTCAACTTGCGACACAACTTCTTCGTTGGTAAAATATTGGTATAATCCATCCGAAGATAGTATCAAATATTTATCTCTTGAGTGTAGTCTATGATGGTAGAATGATGGAAATGATGTTATGTATGGAGACTTTCCAACATAGTCTATTTGAAACATTTCCAAGAGCAAATCATTCCATTTTGCCTGCACGAATACAAGCACCTAGTTAGTTAGCCACTTACTATGTTCGACCTATTTAAAAGTTTAAGTTGATAAATGAATACCTGTTTGAGAAAGCCAACTCCGAAAGCTCTAGTAACCTTCAAGTAACCTTTCACTCTATCATTCATTATAGCACAAGGATCATCCGGATGCTCCTTCTTTATTCTTTGAACTTCCTGGAATTAGTTAACATCCTTGTTAGTGGTGAAATTATCCTAGGCTGGTGGAAAGCAAAAATAAACCAAAAACCCGTACGGATTGAACTTAAAATGTTTTTTCTCCAGTCCAGACCAAAACGTCATCGTTATCTGgacttcttatattttttttcttctaacaTGTTTTCATTTCCTTCATCTATTGTCATGCAAATTGAATTCCAAACGCTTAAAACTTGCAAGGATAAGATAGGGTGGGATCACCACTCTGATATGGTTCCTGGCGGCTAGGAGTGCAATGACACTCAGTGCGTGCCTCCCTCTACTTCCGCATATGCTCCTAAATTAAAAGAAGAGAAACGAAAGcatgaaaaaatagaaaatgtcaCTTACTTTATGCTCATAAGTGCTATGATCCTTTGTAAGTTGAAAGGAACTCAAACTCTTTAATCTGCTAATATCATCATCTCCATCAACAGAGTCCGAATCGCGCATACGTTCTTCGTTAATTATCTCCAAATCGATGTTCCGAACATCTACTTTCCCCTTCTGAGCCAAAACAGCCCGACTATCTCCTACATTCATCAAGTATACATCTTCTCCTTTCATCAACATTACTAAAACACAAGACCCCATCAATGCTAACTCAGGTTTCTCCGTAGCCATTTCGTCGGCAATTTCAAAATAGGCCTCCTCTGTTTTTCTCAATGCCTGTGATAAAGCCCTCAAAACATCAAAATGGTTTACCTCATCTGAATTACATTGCAATTTCTCTTTCAATCTCCTATCAAGCTCCAATCTTTCTCTTACCCATTCACAGTTCCGCCTATTCGCGATGCCTTTTCTGTTACGCCTAATCGAATTGCAATCCTCATCTTCACTTTCATTTGGATGATTTTCCTTGTTATCTGTTTCCCCTGTTTCCTCTGTTTTTGATGTTGTTAGCAATCCTTTGAGTTCTTGATTGACGTTTGTGTAGAGATTTGAAAGCAAGTAATCAGGAGCATCAGGACCGTTAAATCCATCATAAATTCCAACAAAAACCCATTCATTTTCATCTGATATCACTATATGAACTCGATCCTCGCCGGCTTTTCCTTGTGCCCATTGAAGATTCCGGCTTTCCGTTGAGAACAGACTTTCATCATCATCATGATGATTCAAGCTCACTTCACCACTCAAATTGCTCTGTTTTTCACCATTTTTAGACTCTTTAACACCTTTAATCGGCGTCATTATTGATTTTTTCCCTCGGGAGATTGTTTTGGATAATACTCTCTTCAAACTCTTAATCAAGccgttcttcttcttcttagatTTAACTTGAATTTCAGATCCGCCATGAGAGAAACTTCTCTGCATATCCTTAGTTTCGTTTTCTTTTTCCATTAGACCCGAATATGATCCAGGATCAATCGGTGCGGATAAAAACCCACGCTCAATTGGACCCGAAGAAAGGAACCCCCGCTCGATCGGACCGGATAAAAATCCTCGCTCTATTGGACTCGAACCGGAACCGGACTGAATTTGGGCGCCGCCGCGACGGGGGACCGGCTGGAGAGGTACGAAAGCGAAACAATCGGAGCTTTCGAAAGCAGAGGCCTCATCCAAACTGGAGCTGTACGGACAGGCGTCGCTGAGAGCTGTTGAAGAAGAGCTTGATGTGTTAGCACTAACAGAGGCGCCAGAGATTGAGAAAAACGTCGTCGTTTCATCTGAACTATGAGTTCTGGTGTTGGATAAGCAAGCTGGATCAGCTCTTATGTAGCAAAAGGAATGGCCAAGACCTTTGTGGAACTGATCGCCGACGTAAACATCGATGTCATAGCGGCGAGAGATTTCACCGGCGACGGCACAACACTGGGTGACTTTTGTGACGCCGTTACCCATGAAAATAACTGATAGAAACAGAGGGAGGGAATGAATTTAAGGAATTGGAAAAAGCTAAATCTGGAATGTTGTTGGCATGATCTTTGAAAGgaaagaggaggaggaagaaggaagaagaagagtaaAAAGGaaaggagagagagagtgggGAGTTGACTTTAGGATGGGATTTGTTGGATtattttatcaataattaaGTTAATTGGAGAGTTGACAATAAGAAGGGGGCGTGGGTAGAGTGGTAATAAAAATGCGGGAATCACAAAAGTCAAAGGTTTGAgattatattaaaattaattagtgtTTCTCATATTATTCTATGGGGATCTGTTACATTCTAATTTATGTCGTTATATATGCTTTTAGATAAATCGGTGGATTTAGTGGTAAGGATGCCAATCTGCACATTCTGGATTAATTACTGATTACTACTAATCTATTTATTAAAGTAAATTATTTAAAtgtattaattaaataataaataaattgaaatatatttttatgaagaaaaaattgaaataattttaaaaattaatatgtaGGAGTATATAAAAATATTGGTGTATATGTGGCGTGAAGGTTTCTGAAGGACGCTGAGTGATCAGTTCGATTTGTGGGAGCCAATTGTCTAGAGTTGGAAAGATTTTTACTTATGGGCACGTAATGATGATCTGGCAGTTAGGTGATATTTATCAATTTTCCTTCTGTTATGTTAAGGTGTCTTTTGGGTTGTCCCATAACTTCTATAAATAGTTGCTATTTTCGAATTTGTAGAAAAAAATTGACAAAGTTTTTTCTTCTTCGTCTTGCAGCAAATTTCTTATGGTTAGCTTTCAGAGAAGGTTATGGCCAACAAAAAATTTTTATAATATGCAAACAGTTAAATCTAGATGCCTCTATCATGTCATGACTTAATTGAACGCGTGTACCTTTGACTTAAATGTGAAAAAAGACACACAAATCAATAATCCAAGTATGACAatcaaaagtaaaaataaacaaatttaaaCTGAATTGCTCTTGTGAAGGCtcaaaaaatctaaaaaatatataataaattttgcTCATTAACCGGCTTATACATCAACATGTTCAATACCAaaaacacatacaaatataCTTTTCAAAACTTTTTTCTTCAGAGTTCCTATGTTTTCAAACATCTATTCAAATTGCAAATCTCAGAATGATGActatcaaaataaaattttgcCCTATCAAAGTTTAAACCATCTAAGTGCATCAttctaaattttatttcaaCCCATCAAGAATCTCTTGAGACAAAACAATAGCTCGAAATCACGGAAAGTTTGTTATCAAAACTTGATttaaaacaaagaaaaacataaaacaagaCATAAATGATGGGTTTCTCACGTGTAAAAAATGGTGcagaataaaaaatttcaatagAAAATCGATCCCTACAATCTCATGCATCGGtaataaaggaaagaaaagcCACAATCAATCAATACACAAAAGCAGTTTCAATTAGAAATaagatatttttaatatattttttcaactAATTTCTTTTGAAGcaatttcaattaattaaattatattatattatattttaattaattaaattatatttgtaAGAAACAGGCCCGTCCCTGAGCATGGGCAGGAGGGGCGTCTGTCCAGGGCCCAAGGATGAGAAGGGCCCCAATTATAGTAATGTATTAGTACCTATTAAATTTTACTtgattaaattcaaaaaaaaaattatagttgaTTAAAAACGTTGGCATTAGATTCTTtgcaaattaatttttccaaataaaaaacGTTGGCATCAGTTATTAAATAGTCTTtctaaattccctaatttatctcaTATTCTTTCCAAATTTTCTAATAAAAACTTTAGGCatcaattccctaatttatctcaaaGTATTTCTATAATTATCTTTCGCACATATCAATCCCAACAAAAATTTACAATTTATCTCTTACTTTTTTTAATCACactccaatcccaaagaatattaAACAGTAATATTATCACACATCCTCAGTTCATCTTCTCAATTCATCagctatataatcaattttgttttcTAATCACCTCACTGAAACTTCCAATTACTAATAGCTTTTTTGTGGTCTTTGAGAAATCATATCAGATTCTGATTTACTCGATCTTCAAAAGAAGTTTGGGGAAAACGtatcaaaatcttccaatttcaagaAATTAGGCGCTAAACCTCGTTAAATGATGTGATtttcaaatttgattttttatttttctgttatcatgctttgtatcgtaaagagcataaaatctattagaactatttcataatttattaaatttaagaaatttacTTCTAGAAATACTCATagacatcattttgtataagaaatttggtactt is drawn from Euphorbia lathyris chromosome 9, ddEupLath1.1, whole genome shotgun sequence and contains these coding sequences:
- the LOC136205810 gene encoding probable protein phosphatase 2C 4, which codes for MGNGVTKVTQCCAVAGEISRRYDIDVYVGDQFHKGLGHSFCYIRADPACLSNTRTHSSDETTTFFSISGASVSANTSSSSSTALSDACPYSSSLDEASAFESSDCFAFVPLQPVPRRGGAQIQSGSGSSPIERGFLSGPIERGFLSSGPIERGFLSAPIDPGSYSGLMEKENETKDMQRSFSHGGSEIQVKSKKKKNGLIKSLKRVLSKTISRGKKSIMTPIKGVKESKNGEKQSNLSGEVSLNHHDDDESLFSTESRNLQWAQGKAGEDRVHIVISDENEWVFVGIYDGFNGPDAPDYLLSNLYTNVNQELKGLLTTSKTEETGETDNKENHPNESEDEDCNSIRRNRKGIANRRNCEWVRERLELDRRLKEKLQCNSDEVNHFDVLRALSQALRKTEEAYFEIADEMATEKPELALMGSCVLVMLMKGEDVYLMNVGDSRAVLAQKGKVDVRNIDLEIINEERMRDSDSVDGDDDISRLKSLSSFQLTKDHSTYEHKEVQRIKKEHPDDPCAIMNDRVKGYLKVTRAFGVGFLKQAKWNDLLLEMFQIDYVGKSPYITSFPSFYHHRLHSRDKYLILSSDGLYQYFTNEEVVSQVEAFVAAFPEGDPAQHLIEEVLFRAAKRAGMDFHELLDIPQGERRRYHDDVSIIIISLEGRIWRSSV